ctcctccgtctgtctcaactgctcaaactccacaacttttcgttccctggaactgtcaggaaaagcccagccagcaaattcgttggcgaactcttcccatgtcatactctcaagtctcgggtccacatagttcttgaaccattctctagctttcttacactttaacgtgaaccctgccatctcaatggctctaccatcatctgctcctaactcacttgttatcattctcactgcactgagatactcaaagggatcatctcctgtattgaatttcggagcatccaactttaagtactcggtcatcttcaccttacttccccctgaagaactgggttgctgtgcttccacaacaggggctactggttcaggaggtggtggtggaggaactggttccctcacttcaggctgtactggacgtGGAGGagcaggtgggggtggatacatgtgatatggtggataaaaggaaggatagggcatatagggcatgtagggtggatatggggcaaagctggagtaatccgacgtgcctcccatcggatactctgggccctgtggaaagggtggatagccaaaccccgaggcctgaacgcctccctgggactcccccataccttcttctgaccttcctacacccatgcttgcatctctactctgatcctcttccagcacacctctttcttctactgaccttccccctctgcttactcctctcctgctctcgtcagaagaccttctagggtctcgtgacgttccttccctgcttgacctgtgagatcttgcccttggcaaggcaggtggacgagcagctgtaccctcacttacaggtgggactccagtcaatctcgcggatcgacgagttcctcgcatcttcacgttctggaaaacaacaaatcacataacacatcagcaacacatcaaaaacatgcacatacataactcagggcattgcacatcagcagaacatcctatcctcgtggacatgtttttcctatggtgcttgacctgctacacctctctatgagcccaactctctttctataggtccgaccatgtgaacctagggctctgataccaatctgtaacagcccggaaaccgaactgccaccggcactaggatccagatcgacttaaggtcgccgggacccgtagtaagcctgctatcctgtctgtatacctgtgaaatcccatacatgatcatacatttgctgtaaaaacataaaacttttcttcattccaaggcttaacctgtgcatgcactctctctgtgctctactaatccctactagagctcctcatggctctaggcggatcaaactcagaatgttaagcctggttttgctcataaacataaaacaataaatgtaaacataaactgatcatgtgagaagaacaagggattacaactcttatagtcaagcaccattctatacactatacataaaccttatctctttacatttacatgtccacactagctattacaagactctgtactcttcctgtaccctgctgagttctctctgatctctgaacctgtacaactgaagttaggggagagggatgagctacgatagaatcatcaaagaagctcaggatcttcacttacctcttacacaacttgaggatgaaggatcctaacgtggagatatgaagaaaagctcttccaaagctccaagcttcaaaacttgcttcttttgctcaaaaccttcataagtcactaaaactcttaaaactcttgaaagattggatgaaaatcatggaaaacatgaaagtcaacgtaggagaggctgaaactcacctctggctgcaagtggaggagaaataacctccttccaccgacccttcgcccttttataggtggctggccagaccaccttcggcagccgaacgtgaagccgcaaccatgcaatgttcggcggccgaaagtgaccttcggcggccgaacctttgcatttctcctttgttgcttttctgtcaaaactcaagtctttggaacatgaaaacaagtgaaaataccttgaaaaacatatgcattacccttctcgagggttccgacacccgagattccaccggacgacaggaatgccgatgccggactcgagccgggtattacatgaagATTGCCTAAGAAATCTGGAATCCTACCAAATATCCTATTTCCAGCCAAATGCAACACTTGCAGATTCTCCAATTTGCCAATTTCATGTGGGATTTCACCAGTAATGGCATTATTGCTTAAATTTAGCAAGGTCAAGGTACTAAGATAGCCAATTGAAGCTGGTATGGTTCCATAAATGTGGTTGCCTCCCATGTGCAATCTTTCAAGAACTTTGGAAAGGTTGCCAATGGATTCAGGAATTATACCCTGCAGAAGGTTGCCACCAAAGGCAAGGAATTTAAGGCGGGTAGTGTTTGTTAAAGAAGTGATGAATCCAAGACCATTGTCACCTGAACTAACAATCCTGTTGAAACCAATGTTGTACATTTCCAGGAATAGAAGATTTCCAAGACCTGCTGACACTGTCCCTTCTAAAAGGTTACATGCCATTCTGATGATTCGAATATGTGTGAGATTGTGCAAAGACCCTGGAATAGTTCTAGTGAACTTATTAAAGCTGATACTGAAGCCTAGAAGTTTAGGAAGCCTATACCCAACATCAGCAGGAATTTTCCCCTGCAGTTGGTTTGCCGATAAAGCCAAATAAACTAGGGAAGACATGTTGTAAATTGTGGAAGGGACATTACCTGTGATATTATTTATGGTGAGATCAAGAAGCTTCAAGTTCTGAAGATGACTCAAGTCACTAGGAATTGGGCCACTAAGTGCATTGGTGCCTAGAATAAAATCCTTCAGAGATGAAATGTTTCCTATTGATGATGGAATTCCACCCAAAAAAAGATTTCGccccaagttcaaaacttggaGCTGGGTGAGAAAGCTCATTTCTTCAGGAACTTTTCCTGTCATCTCATTGATTGACAAGTCAAGTACTCTGAGCTCAGCCAATCCGCTTATGTTCGAGGGAATCAAACCTTGCAAGCGGTTGAAACTAATATTCAGAATTCTCAGGTGAAAAAGACTGCAAATTTGATCAGGAAGTGTTCCTGTAAGCTTATTGTTTTGAAGTTAGAGAGAGCGAAGCAAAGAGAGATTACCAACCTAAGGGCTAATTGACCCAACAAGTCCCAAGATGGAAAGATTGAGGCCAACAACTCTGTGGCTGTTGCAGGAAACTCCTGTCCAGTTGCAAGGAGAACTGTTCAGGTCCCATGAAGATAATGGGTTCAGAGTTTGAAGACTTATTTAAGACTTGAATAAGATCAAAGCCTCTTTATCAGTTTCAATGTCTAAAGTGGTTGAATCTGCAAAGGGAAATATGCATTTGAAGAACACAAGTAACAGATAGAAATTACTTAGGTGGAAACAGAAACTCATGTCTTTAGCTTTTTCACTCTCTCTAATTTTGAACTGCATGTTAGTGAATAAGGCTAACTGGTTTGATTCAACAACTTGAGAGTTGCAAAGAAATTTCCTTAAACACCTTTGTCCCCTTGATTTATTAAAACAACTAATATCACATTGAATGACAGATAACATTATTCTAATCCAAAAACCTATAGAAAGTCCACATTtgcttaattaaaaattaagcaaGTGGGAAAACCAGACCTAAGAAAATCTCAACTCACAAGTTTTCACAGTAGGAAACAAAATTACCtgtgaattgacaaaatgatatttatattaaatcagTTGCAATCACTACAACAGAAGCATTAATGTATAACATGTCATTTACAGTTAATGTTATTTTCtgatattattttgataatatttagaCGTTTATGGTCAAAATTGTTTGAATTCTTAATGATCATTTAAGGCATGCATCAGTAGAAGGTCTCTTTCATGACTGGGTAAGACTTCCAGTTAGTTTATTAACATTTCTCTTGAGCCCTTCAAGGTTTCCTTGCATTTGATATGTCAAAATTAAAGTCTTGTACGGGGAaggattaaatattaaattgatgataataaatatatacattttatcattaataataattaatatgtaactattaataaaatttcttggTTATATTACCACTAATTAATGGGTTCCTCTCCTTCACTAAACAAGGGTAAGACATTGTGTTACAAATAAGTTAATCATATCATAAAATGGAGATACCTCGTCAGAATCACGTTCTTCATTAGAAGAATCTTCCTCACTTCTTCACCAggctcatcatcatcatcgtcagATGCATCCTCAACTTTGATTTCTTTGTTTGGCTCTACTGGCTTAGCCTTTTGTTTCACAGAAGAATCAGGCTTCTAAACATTAGCCTTTGCCTTGGCAGGCTTTGTATTCTCAACCACAGGCTGAACATttcctttaaaataaaagaatcaaaCAGATTATTCATCAATCAACATGCTCCTCTGAACCAATATCAAGTGAATAGGGGGAAACCATTGCCTGCATTCATCAATGGGAATGGCTCTTCATCTTCTGAATCCTCCTCTTCAAAAACCAAATAGCTTAGCAAAATTTACAAGATAAACTTTATTTAATTGGACTCACCAGAAAAAGCAGTGGCCACAAGACACAATAAAGTCAAGGAAACAACAAATACATGAATATAGAACATAAGGAAAAGTGAGAAACAATGAATTCTAGACATCTTTCAAAAACAACCGGAATCCTTAAGCTGTATTTTCCATAAAATTCATCATTAAGATTAGTGTTTAGGTGCCATAACCTATGTTTAGCAGCATCAGAACT
This sequence is a window from Manihot esculenta cultivar AM560-2 chromosome 4, M.esculenta_v8, whole genome shotgun sequence. Protein-coding genes within it:
- the LOC110613617 gene encoding LRR receptor-like serine/threonine-protein kinase EFR — encoded protein: MTGKVPEEMSFLTQLQVLNLGRNLFLGGIPSSIGNISSLKDFILGTNALSGPIPSDLSHLQNLKLLDLTINNITGNVPSTIYNMSSLVYLALSANQLQGKIPADVGYRLPKLLGFSISFNKFTRTIPGSLHNLTHIRIIRMACNLLEGTVSAGLGNLLFLEMYNIGFNRIVSSGDNGLGFITSLTNTTRLKFLAFGGNLLQGIIPESIGNLSKVLERLHMGGNHIYGTIPASIGYLSTLTLLNLSNNAITGEIPHEIGKLENLQVLHLAGNRIFGRIPDFLGNLQKLNKIDLSGNELEGGIPRAFGNLHSVLSLDLSNNKLNGTMPKEVLNLPSLTTIFNPSNICPKKLGH